From Pseudarthrobacter equi, a single genomic window includes:
- a CDS encoding LacI family DNA-binding transcriptional regulator — MSPEQPSEPTGKSLFSLQRRERLMEELRAHGAITVRDIAAKLGVSELTIRRDVNILADEGLVSRVHGGATLPSPLDRSAAGRAAQHSYSIGMVVPSLDYYWPQVISGARAEAEEQNLRIMVRGSAYDAADNRRQVQALLDTQNIDGLIVAPDMGGDHGPELIRWLNALPIPVVLAERRAPAEIPAHRLEWVATDHAFGAGMAVRHLWQEGHRRIGCLTDSSSPTSPHVVRGWHQALAALKIPLEGSVHEDSAKQDPANHGNGGRAGHFDHVLDLCTKTGTTAMLVHSDTQAVAFVQHCVDRGLTVPGDMAIVGYDDEVAYLAEPAISAVRPPKQYVGKVAVQLMAARLAEGRMRPVHRIELNPDLILRESSIGAPRIPAAGVLQDSL; from the coding sequence ATGAGCCCTGAGCAACCGTCCGAACCCACCGGAAAGTCGCTGTTTTCGCTGCAGCGCCGGGAACGGCTCATGGAGGAACTGCGGGCGCACGGTGCCATCACCGTCCGTGACATCGCGGCGAAGCTGGGCGTCAGCGAACTGACCATCCGCCGCGACGTGAACATCCTCGCGGACGAGGGCCTGGTGTCCCGCGTGCATGGCGGCGCCACGCTGCCCAGCCCGCTGGACCGCTCGGCAGCGGGCCGGGCAGCACAGCACAGCTACTCCATCGGCATGGTGGTGCCGTCACTGGACTACTACTGGCCGCAGGTCATCAGCGGGGCGCGGGCCGAGGCGGAAGAGCAGAACCTGCGGATCATGGTGCGCGGGTCAGCGTACGACGCCGCAGACAACCGCAGGCAGGTGCAGGCCCTGCTGGACACCCAGAACATCGACGGCCTGATCGTGGCGCCGGACATGGGCGGTGACCACGGGCCCGAACTGATCCGCTGGCTGAACGCCCTGCCCATCCCGGTGGTACTCGCCGAACGGCGTGCGCCCGCCGAGATTCCCGCGCACCGCCTCGAATGGGTGGCCACGGATCACGCGTTTGGCGCCGGCATGGCCGTGCGGCACCTGTGGCAGGAAGGCCATCGGCGGATCGGCTGCCTGACCGATTCGTCCAGCCCCACCAGCCCGCACGTGGTCCGCGGCTGGCACCAGGCCCTGGCCGCACTGAAGATTCCGCTGGAGGGCTCCGTCCACGAGGACTCAGCCAAGCAGGACCCCGCCAACCACGGCAACGGTGGCCGGGCCGGCCACTTCGACCATGTGCTGGACCTGTGCACGAAGACAGGCACCACGGCGATGCTGGTGCATTCGGACACCCAGGCGGTGGCATTCGTGCAGCACTGCGTGGACCGCGGGCTCACCGTTCCGGGGGACATGGCGATCGTGGGGTACGACGACGAAGTGGCCTACCTGGCCGAGCCCGCCATCTCCGCCGTCCGGCCGCCCAAGCAGTACGTGGGCAAGGTGGCGGTGCAGCTTATGGCCGCCCGGCTGGCCGAGGGCAGGATGCGTCCCGTGCACCGGATCGAGCTGAACCCGGACCTGATCCTGCGGGAATCGTCCATCGGGGCTCCGCGGATTCCGGCTGCCGGCGTACTGCAGGATTCCCTGTGA